A region from the Drosophila sechellia strain sech25 unplaced genomic scaffold, ASM438219v1 2R_2, whole genome shotgun sequence genome encodes:
- the LOC116802417 gene encoding uncharacterized protein LOC116802417 — protein sequence MHSVSIHSAMAIKRQRKRRDEQKRARERRYSTQSSESGETFHSPTGSVRRKYHHPRHAVSSGPGMLDSQVVTSIGMLHIGIVFVVFGVFLCGAGIIPDETMSWKLFSSSSAWWNEVTCTGLFSLGLGLFLLILNCLISRKEEEDLEDYVQRQLTRSRSGHRLERDVETGVLTTRHARKAVALQKGGRINSPTDVSVVNCGSSENMCNGPIVVHNVLNSSDAILEKIVEEDNTYLNDRSSGISPIDLENDKKQLLRRESLSDAISITRI from the exons ATGCATTCAGTTAGCATTCATTCCGCAATGGCGATCAAAAGGCAACGGAAACGTCGAGATGAACAAAAAAGGGCGCGAGAAAGACGTTATAGCACGCAAAGTTCTGAAAGCGGGGAAACATTTCATTCTCCAACAGGATCCGTGAGGCGAAAATATCACCATCCTCGTCATGCAGTTAGTTCTGGCCCGGGAATGCTTGACAGCCAG GTAGTTACTAGTATTGGCATGTTGCATATAGGTATTGTATTCGTTGTGTTTGGAGTTTTTCTTTGCGGCGCTGGTATTATTCCAGACGAAACTATGTCATGGAAGTTATTTA GCTCAAGCTCAGCCTGGTGGAATGAAGTAACTTGCACAGGATTATTTTCTCTTGGATTGGGACTGTTTTTACTAATTTTAAACTGTCTTATAAGTCGAAAAGAGGAGGAGGATCTTGAAGACTATGTGCAACGTCAACTAACTCGATCTCGCTCTG GACACCGACTTGAAAGAGATGTTGAAACTGGTGTTTTGACAACGCGCCATGCACGCAAAGCTGTTGCCTTACAAAAGGGCGGACGTATTAACTCTCCTACAGATGTTTCCGTCGTAAATTGCGGCTCTTCAGAGAATATGTGCAATGGACCGATAGTCGTCCATAATG ttttaaacaGTTCTGATGCTATCCTTGAAAAAATTGTGGAGGAGGATAATACTTATTTAAACGACCGCAGCTCCGGAATATCTCCGATTGATTTAGAAAATGATAAGAAACAGCTCTTAAGAAGAGAATCTCTAAGTGACGCAATCAGTATAACGCGTATTTAA